In Mastacembelus armatus chromosome 5, fMasArm1.2, whole genome shotgun sequence, a single genomic region encodes these proteins:
- the arhgef3 gene encoding rho guanine nucleotide exchange factor 3 — translation MQTGDGDQRGSRSTLQKKTSSFSLLSPDGWSLRGKKRKQASRDADSLSLCSLDINFGNISGCSLVTGKDPAAELSRMVVEQSPLCLLVQRFKSGRSVTLDKGNNTMGKQVETERAAPSPPSSSTMKTRVITATVSNPSSSTTSSRASAAAPPPAKRRDSKLWSETFDVRLGETQTLSPKEIKRQEAIFELAQGEQDLVEDLKLAKKAYHDPMLKLKIMTEQELNQIFGTLDSLIPLHEDLLSRLRDARKPDGSTEHVGHILTAWLPCLSSYTPYCSNQVKAKALLDQKKQDRRVQDFLQRCRQSPFSRKLDLWNFLDIPRSRLVKYPLLLREILKHTPNDHLDQQHLDEAMLMVQSVVADINRRTGESECQYYKDRLLYTEDGQRDELIDQSRTLSCHGELKNNRGLKLHVFLFQDVLVITRSLSLNDQPVSYQLCRQPIPIRQLDLEDLSDGEMRVGGSIRGAFSNNERTKNFFRVSYRAGGQVLSHYFQASDAFNKQQWINCIRQAKEAAAQTGDQAGQCLDTGLGGEIGRLSGTGLSLRSDSGIEDEKGMWGEMETGGKEEEGPSAEKDLSLGKETEVGLTQETLCREMDTGLGVDRGTSLESDVELNMDSETRLTITETEAGEMQPGQDVSGEMGVEPGARTDWKIDGAGGDTVSRGTNDVPTSLISPASPTQEEEEVMEEDRSGTKEEEDSSMDIGEVGSPQDEELTHRC, via the exons TTTGGAAACATTTCTGGGTGCTCTCTTGTTACTGGGAAAGATCCAGCTGCTGAGCTGAGCAGGATGGTGGTGGAGCAGAGCCCCCTCTGCCTGCTGGTACAGCGGTTTAAGTCTGGACGCTCTGTGACGTTGGACAAAGGAAACAACACCATGGGGAAACAGGTAGAG ACAGAGAGAGCTGCTCCTTCCCCTCCATCCTCATCAACGATGAAGACACGAGTCATCACGGCTACAGTGTCCAACCCTTCCTCTTCGACGACTTCATCCCGGGCGtctgcagcagcaccaccacccGCCAAGCGCCGTGACAGCAAACTTTGGAGTGAGACGTTTGATGTTCGACTGGGAGAAACTCAAACTCTGAGcccaaaagaaataaaaagacaggaG GCCATATTTGAGTTGGCTCAGGGCGAGCAAGACTTGGTGGAGGATCTCAAGTTGGCTAAGAAG GCCTACCATGACCCAATGCTGAAGCTGAAAATCATGACAGAGCAAGAACTGAACCAGATCTTTGGTACTCTGGATTCACTGATCCCCCTGCATGAAG ACCTGCTGAGTCGCCTCCGAGATGCCAGAAAACCTGACGGGTCCACAGAACACGTGGGACACATCCTGACTGCCtgg CTGCCCTGCCTCTCCTCTTACACGCCATACTGCAGTAACCAAGTGAAGGCCAAGGCCTTGTTGGATCAGAAGAAGCAGGATCGACGGGTCCAAGACTTTTTGCAGCGCTGTCGCCAGTCACCCTTCAGCAGGAAGTTGGACCTTTGGAACTTCCTGGATATTCCTCGAAGTCGGCTGGTAAAATACCCACTGCTGCTCAGGGAGATCCTGAAGCACACGCCCAATGACCACCTGGACCAGCAGCATCTGGACGAGGCG ATGTTGATGGTTCAGAGTGTGGTGGCGGACATCAACAGGCGGACGGGAGAGTCGGAGTGCCAGTACTACAAAGATCGTCTGCTGTACACAGAGGACGGGCAGAGGGACGAGCTCATTGACCAGTCCAGGACTCTCAGCTGCCACGGAGAACTGAAGAACAACAGAGGACTC aAGCTCCATGTCTTTCTGTTCCAAGACGTCTTGGTCATCACCCGGTCCCTCTCACTGAACGACCAGCCAGTCAGTTACCAGCTCTGCCGCCAGCCAATTCCCATTCGGCAGCTAGACCTGGAGGACCTATCAGACGGAGAGATGAGAGTGGGCGGGTCCATCAGAGGGGCCTTCAGCAACAACGAGCGAA CAAAAAACTTTTTCAGGGTTTCGTACCGTGCTGGAGGTCAGGTGCTGAGCCACTACTTCCAGGCCAGCGACGCTTTCAACAAACAGCAATGGATCAACTGCATCAGACAGGCAAAGGAGGCTGCAGCGCAGACTGGAGACCAGGCAGGACAGTGTCTGGACACAGGGCTGGGTGGAGAGATAGGGCGTCTTAGTGGGACAGGACTAAGCCTGCGAAGTGATTCAGGGATTGAAGATGAAAAAGGGATGTGGGGGGAGATGGAGACAGGTGGGAAGGAAGAGGAAGGCCCTAGTGCAGAGAAAGATCTAAGTTTGGGTAAAGAGACTGAAGTGGGTTTGACTCAAGAGACGCTGTGTAGGGAGATGGATACAGGTTTGGGTGTGGATAGGGGGACAAGTTTGGAATCAGATGTAGAATTAAACATGGACAGTGAGACTAGGCTGACCATCACCGAGACAGAGGCAGGTGAGATGCAGCCAGGACAGGATGTGAGTGGTGAAATGGGGGTGGAGCCAGGAGCCAGAACAGACTGGAAGATTGATGGAGCAGGAGGAGACACTGTCAGCAGAGGCACTAATGATGTTCCCACCTCCCTCATCTCCCCTGCTTCTCCCActcaagaggaagaggaggtgatggaggaggaCCGGAGCGGCACtaaggaggaggaagacagcAGTATGGACATCGGCGAGGTTGGCTCGCCGCAGGACGAGGAGCTGACCCACAGGTGCTGA